The segment TCCGAGGCGGCTACGAAGACTTTATTCAGACCGATGCCGCGATCAATATGGGGAACTCCGGGGGAGCCCTCATCGATGCCAAAGGGCGGCTGATCGGAATCAACACCGCGATTCTCTCTCGTTCGGGGGGAAACATTGGAATCGGCTTTGCCATCCCTGCCAACATGGCCCGCTACGTGATGGAAAGCCTCATCGAGAAGGGAGAAGTCCCTCGCGGGTTCCTCGGAGTGGTCATCGGTGACCTGAGTCCGGAGTTGGCCGAAGCTTGGGGACTTCCTTCGACGAAGGGAGCTTTGATCCGCCAGGTCCAAGAAGGGAGTGCCGCGGCAAAGGCGGGCCTCATGCACAGTGATGTAATCATTGATGTGGACGGACATGAGATCGATTCCGCGACGGAGTTGCGTTTGACGATCTCGCAAATTCCTCCCAATGAAACCGTAAACCTTACCATTCTTCGAGACGGAGAAGAGATCAAAAAGGAGGTGGTTCTCGGATCGCTTGGCGACCATATGGCCTCTGGAACCGAGGATTCGGTGGAGGAAAGGCCGTTTGAAAACATGGCGATTGCCGCCCTCACCCCTGAGTTGCGTGCCGAGTTCGAGATTCCTTCCACTGTCAACGGCGTCTTGATCACCGATGTCGAACGAATGACTCAGGTAAATCAGCAGTTCCGTCCGGGGATGGTCATTAGCGAGGTCAACCGCGTGCCAGTGACCAGCGTTGAAGAGGTTTCTGAAAATCTTCGCGATGGGCAGAACTCACTCTATGTCTGGTTCGACAGTGGATATGATTTCCTGACCTATGACCGCAAATAAGGGAGATCAGCGGTGAAAAGCTCCGCGCGCAGACATTGGCCGATGCCCGGCGAAGCCTTCGACTCGGCGAGATCGGGGGGCGCTGGGTCCGTGGCCCCGCCTTTGACGGAGGTAGAGGTCAAAAACACGGCCTCACAGGCGTCCTCAGGGGCTGGGATTCCTCTCAAGGGAGGCCCGACTCC is part of the Puniceicoccus vermicola genome and harbors:
- a CDS encoding Do family serine endopeptidase; the encoded protein is MNSSNNPLKFFTSVVLAVGMMTGTVLWVFGNESAGDESAEASRPAPSLKVDDSPVQGETSSEVVSYADMLEKATPSVVGVVTTQVVSARDRRQPMTLEDLYRYFHGLPPQGSPENDGPPDGEGDERREPIGMGSGVIVSPEGYVLTNNHVVRVGRGNEIADQILVQLSDGREFEAELVGTDEGTDVAILKIDAGEPLPAVTFADSEKLRVGDVCFAIGNPLGVGLTVTRGIVSAMDRSIGILRGGYEDFIQTDAAINMGNSGGALIDAKGRLIGINTAILSRSGGNIGIGFAIPANMARYVMESLIEKGEVPRGFLGVVIGDLSPELAEAWGLPSTKGALIRQVQEGSAAAKAGLMHSDVIIDVDGHEIDSATELRLTISQIPPNETVNLTILRDGEEIKKEVVLGSLGDHMASGTEDSVEERPFENMAIAALTPELRAEFEIPSTVNGVLITDVERMTQVNQQFRPGMVISEVNRVPVTSVEEVSENLRDGQNSLYVWFDSGYDFLTYDRK